In one Polaribacter sp. ALD11 genomic region, the following are encoded:
- a CDS encoding RagB/SusD family nutrient uptake outer membrane protein, protein MKKIVYITLLTITAVFTSCDLDRSPFNKISAEELFADPGSAQAATLGNYVFLKGDKGYDGWSDDLHRISEYSGDNVMISGGTTDALFFFYNYQRTPNNSRSDRFWSKSYKATVGATKVIEGVKEGVSLESDQVIGENYYIRALVYFQMGNVFGKPYNQGISNLSIPLKLTTSITDLPDRNTVGEVYEQVIKDLLKAEALMSINRGPSFASKEAAQALLSRVYLYMEDNAKAIEYADKVINSGEYSLLDSNRFSKMNRLAPSTNDEAIFSITLTKDIDIPGTEDWYTIGSFYANIDGVGWGEMYASQTYLELIDKNPGDLRKSFIEPQYLLDGNGQKIPAVYWVDDSNYKYKFRRTTTTGATTTLEEGGNTYTLESETVNGKTQYYFNDASGRQDVVFDFDMDKRNGYPKFFILKASYQEEDLHLWSPTVSRLAEMYLNKAEALAKNNAGQLALNELNVLRTRAQVPSYTLTNLNGKDVLDVVLEERRLELAFEGHRKFDVYRNGNTMNRKYPGTHLNNSNPFFEIEATNNVIIEFIPEQQILIQPSLIQND, encoded by the coding sequence ATGAAAAAAATAGTATACATAACACTACTAACAATCACGGCTGTATTTACTTCGTGTGATTTAGATAGAAGTCCTTTTAACAAAATATCAGCAGAAGAATTGTTTGCAGATCCTGGTTCTGCTCAAGCAGCAACACTAGGTAACTATGTGTTTTTAAAAGGAGACAAAGGGTATGATGGATGGTCTGATGATTTACACAGAATATCTGAATATTCTGGAGATAATGTGATGATAAGTGGAGGTACTACCGATGCTTTATTTTTCTTTTACAATTACCAAAGAACCCCAAACAACTCAAGAAGCGATAGGTTCTGGTCAAAATCTTACAAAGCAACTGTAGGTGCAACCAAAGTAATTGAAGGTGTAAAAGAAGGTGTTTCTTTAGAATCAGATCAAGTAATAGGTGAAAATTATTACATTAGAGCTTTGGTTTATTTTCAAATGGGTAATGTCTTTGGAAAACCTTACAACCAAGGTATTTCTAACTTATCTATTCCATTAAAGTTAACAACCAGTATTACAGATTTACCAGATAGAAATACCGTAGGAGAAGTATATGAGCAAGTAATTAAAGATTTGCTAAAAGCAGAGGCTTTAATGAGCATCAATAGAGGTCCGTCATTTGCTTCAAAAGAAGCTGCACAAGCATTATTATCTAGAGTATATTTGTATATGGAAGATAATGCCAAAGCTATTGAATACGCAGATAAAGTAATTAACTCTGGCGAATATTCTTTGCTTGATAGCAATAGGTTTTCAAAAATGAATAGACTTGCGCCAAGCACTAATGATGAAGCTATTTTCTCTATTACTTTAACAAAAGATATTGACATTCCTGGTACAGAAGATTGGTATACAATTGGTTCTTTTTACGCAAATATAGATGGCGTAGGTTGGGGAGAAATGTATGCATCTCAAACGTATCTAGAATTAATAGATAAAAACCCCGGAGATTTAAGAAAAAGTTTTATAGAACCACAATATTTATTAGATGGAAATGGTCAAAAAATTCCGGCAGTATATTGGGTAGATGATAGTAATTATAAGTATAAATTTAGACGTACAACAACTACTGGTGCAACAACTACATTAGAAGAGGGTGGTAATACTTACACGTTAGAATCTGAAACAGTAAATGGAAAAACGCAGTATTATTTTAATGATGCAAGCGGAAGACAAGATGTTGTTTTCGATTTTGATATGGACAAGCGTAATGGATACCCTAAGTTCTTTATTCTAAAAGCATCATACCAAGAAGAAGACTTACATCTTTGGTCTCCAACAGTATCTAGGTTAGCAGAAATGTACCTTAATAAAGCAGAAGCATTGGCAAAGAATAATGCAGGTCAACTTGCTTTAAATGAGTTGAATGTGCTTAGAACTAGAGCTCAGGTACCAAGTTATACATTAACAAATTTAAATGGTAAAGATGTTTTAGATGTTGTTTTAGAAGAGCGTAGATTAGAATTAGCGTTTGAAGGACATAGAAAATTTGATGTGTATAGAAACGGGAATACGATGAACAGAAAATATCCTGGTACGCACTTAAATAACTCAAATCCGTTTTTTGAAATAGAAGCTACTAATAATGTTATTATAGAATTTATTCCAGAACAACAGATATTAATCCAGCCAAGTTTAATTCAGAATGATTAG
- a CDS encoding VCBS repeat-containing protein, which yields MLFILLFSCGKNIESLDSNQLFTKVPVEITGVTFRNDILESERLHYYKYQYIYIGGGVAAADFNNDGLEDLFFTSNIYHNKLFLNKGNFKFEDITLKAGIVKRPGFDVGVSVADVNNDGFLDIYINRAGWYKGDEKLANMLYINNGDLTFTEQATEYGLADTNKSISSTFFDYDKDGDLDVYIANAPSDFSLTGKIIDLEKIETSQQTKNLRGSDKLYQNDGKGHFTDVSIKAGIAPDIGFGLNAQVGDLNNDGWQDVYVSNDFITPDFAYLNNGDGTFTESRNALFKHMSYYSMGSDIADVNNDGLTDLMVLDMSPEDYIRSKTTMSMMSVDRFQEMVDTDYHHQYMHNVLQINNGNNTYSEVSNMSGVASTDWSWSTLFADFDLDGYNDIYVTNGVYRDVVDRDTNKEIDAYIKENKEKLSEEDFYKFTQQLPQQKLTNYFFKNNQKGQFSDVTEDWANEAPTFSNGAVYVDLDNDGDLDIVTNNLDEEATILKNNTRETSNKNYLRIKFKGTDKNKFGVGTKVQLFQNNGEIITRELINSRGYLSSMSNTLSFGLGENTTIPKLEVTWFNGKTQVLENVEANQTLIINYAESTEVDETVKTTSKKIFSEESFNFSHTEIPFNDFDKQVLLPHKLSQTGPSVAKADLNNDGLDDLFIGGAHQQEAQLLIAKKSGGYTAITISDFKKDSKYEDVAACFFDADNDGDKDLYVVSGSYEFPEGSDLLEDRLYINNGNFKFKRNTSKIPSIKTAGAVVRASDYDNDGDVDLFIGSRVIPDKYPYAPNSYLMINEKGAFKNKTTKLSPELANIGMVTDAQWADIDNDEDLDLIVTGEWMGIEVFVNEDGKLSKNTSYDTLSSTKGWWNMIVIEDIDGDGDKDIIAGNLGLNYKYHASKEEPFHVYTHDFDNNGTEDIMLAKYYNNKQVPVRGKGCTTQQMPYLKEKIKTYNEFANKDIGGVIGANFSESLHYEVTEFQSGIFINEGSGKFNFKAFPIEVQKAPINSILYDDFDGDGIKDLLMAGNNYLSEIETTRADSGIGVFLKGEKQGVFKFIQNAKTGFFADKDVRELKKVETNKGTGVVVINNNGNHQMYHEIK from the coding sequence ATGTTATTCATCCTTTTATTTTCTTGTGGTAAGAATATTGAATCTTTAGATAGTAATCAACTTTTTACAAAAGTACCCGTAGAGATAACGGGTGTAACTTTTAGAAACGACATATTAGAATCAGAAAGATTACATTATTATAAATATCAATACATTTATATAGGAGGTGGTGTTGCAGCTGCCGATTTTAATAATGATGGTTTAGAAGATTTATTTTTCACTTCAAATATATATCATAATAAATTATTCTTAAACAAAGGCAATTTTAAATTTGAAGACATTACGTTAAAAGCTGGTATTGTAAAAAGACCAGGTTTTGATGTAGGTGTTTCTGTAGCTGATGTTAATAATGATGGTTTTTTAGATATTTATATCAATCGTGCAGGTTGGTACAAAGGAGATGAAAAATTAGCCAACATGCTATACATAAATAACGGTGATCTTACTTTTACTGAACAAGCAACAGAATATGGGTTAGCAGATACCAATAAATCTATTAGTTCTACTTTTTTCGACTACGATAAAGATGGAGATTTAGACGTGTACATTGCAAATGCGCCTTCAGATTTTAGTTTAACGGGAAAAATTATCGACTTAGAAAAAATTGAAACAAGCCAACAAACTAAAAACTTAAGGGGGAGTGATAAATTGTATCAAAATGATGGGAAAGGCCATTTTACAGATGTATCTATAAAAGCTGGTATTGCACCAGATATTGGCTTCGGATTAAACGCACAAGTTGGTGACCTTAATAATGATGGTTGGCAAGATGTATATGTTTCCAACGATTTTATTACACCAGATTTTGCATATTTAAATAATGGTGATGGCACTTTTACGGAAAGTAGAAACGCTTTATTTAAGCATATGTCTTATTATAGTATGGGTAGTGACATTGCAGATGTTAATAATGACGGACTAACAGATTTAATGGTTTTAGATATGAGTCCGGAAGATTACATTAGATCAAAAACGACTATGTCTATGATGTCTGTAGACCGTTTTCAAGAAATGGTAGACACAGATTATCATCATCAATATATGCACAATGTATTGCAAATAAATAATGGTAATAATACGTATAGCGAAGTTTCGAATATGTCTGGTGTAGCAAGTACAGATTGGAGTTGGTCTACGCTATTTGCAGATTTCGATCTAGATGGTTATAACGATATTTATGTTACAAATGGAGTTTACAGAGATGTTGTAGATAGAGATACTAACAAAGAAATAGATGCATATATAAAAGAAAATAAAGAGAAACTTAGCGAAGAGGATTTCTACAAATTTACGCAGCAGTTGCCGCAACAAAAATTAACGAACTATTTTTTTAAGAATAACCAAAAAGGACAATTTAGTGATGTTACAGAAGATTGGGCTAATGAAGCACCAACGTTTTCTAACGGAGCCGTTTATGTAGATTTAGATAATGACGGCGATTTAGATATTGTTACCAATAATTTAGATGAGGAGGCAACAATTTTAAAAAATAATACAAGAGAAACAAGCAATAAAAACTATTTAAGAATTAAGTTTAAAGGGACAGATAAAAATAAATTTGGTGTAGGAACAAAAGTTCAATTATTTCAAAACAATGGAGAAATAATTACAAGAGAACTCATAAATTCTAGAGGCTATCTTTCTTCCATGTCTAATACTTTAAGTTTTGGGTTAGGAGAAAATACAACGATTCCTAAATTAGAAGTTACTTGGTTTAATGGTAAAACGCAAGTTTTAGAGAATGTAGAAGCGAATCAAACGTTAATAATTAATTATGCCGAAAGTACAGAAGTTGATGAAACAGTAAAAACAACATCAAAAAAAATATTTTCAGAAGAATCTTTTAATTTTTCTCACACAGAAATTCCGTTTAACGATTTTGACAAACAAGTATTGTTACCTCATAAGTTATCTCAAACAGGACCATCGGTGGCAAAAGCAGATCTTAATAATGATGGTTTAGATGATCTTTTTATTGGAGGCGCTCATCAACAAGAAGCACAATTACTAATTGCTAAAAAAAGCGGAGGTTATACAGCAATTACCATTTCAGATTTTAAAAAAGACAGTAAATATGAAGATGTTGCTGCTTGCTTTTTTGATGCTGACAATGATGGAGATAAAGATTTGTATGTAGTTAGTGGGAGTTATGAATTTCCAGAAGGTTCAGACCTTTTAGAAGATCGATTATATATCAATAACGGAAACTTTAAATTCAAAAGAAATACCTCTAAAATTCCATCTATAAAAACTGCTGGTGCAGTTGTACGAGCTTCCGATTATGATAATGATGGCGATGTAGATCTGTTTATTGGAAGTAGAGTAATTCCAGACAAGTATCCATATGCTCCTAATTCATATCTTATGATAAATGAAAAAGGTGCTTTTAAAAATAAAACGACCAAACTTTCTCCAGAGCTTGCAAATATTGGAATGGTTACAGATGCACAGTGGGCAGATATTGATAATGATGAAGATCTCGATTTAATTGTAACCGGAGAATGGATGGGAATTGAAGTATTTGTAAATGAAGATGGAAAATTATCTAAAAATACTTCCTATGATACTTTATCGTCAACCAAAGGTTGGTGGAATATGATTGTAATTGAAGATATAGATGGTGATGGAGACAAAGATATTATTGCTGGTAACTTAGGTTTAAACTATAAATACCATGCTTCTAAAGAAGAACCATTTCATGTATATACTCATGATTTTGATAATAATGGAACAGAAGATATTATGCTGGCTAAATATTACAATAATAAACAAGTGCCAGTAAGAGGTAAAGGGTGTACGACACAACAGATGCCTTACTTAAAAGAAAAAATAAAAACGTACAATGAGTTTGCCAATAAAGATATTGGCGGGGTAATAGGAGCTAATTTTTCTGAATCGCTGCATTACGAGGTTACAGAATTTCAATCAGGAATTTTTATAAATGAAGGCTCAGGGAAATTTAATTTTAAGGCATTTCCTATAGAAGTACAAAAAGCGCCTATAAATAGTATTCTTTATGATGATTTTGATGGAGATGGGATTAAAGATCTTTTAATGGCAGGAAATAATTACCTATCTGAAATTGAAACTACGCGAGCAGACAGTGGAATTGGCGTTTTCTTAAAAGGTGAAAAACAAGGTGTGTTTAAGTTTATTCAAAATGCTAAAACTGGTTTTTTTGCAGACAAAGATGTTAGAGAATTAAAAAAAGTAGAAACAAATAAAGGTACAGGTGTTGTAGTAATTAATAACAATGGCAACCACCAGATGTATCATGAAATTAAATAA
- a CDS encoding SusC/RagA family TonB-linked outer membrane protein has product MKKSISIFITMLFFSAILFAQEKSIVVTVVDGAGAPIPGASVIVKETTKGWSTDFDGVVTIKSNSGSIVVISSLGYMPKEVTISNEKKIKVSLQESSSQLEEIVVVAYGTQKKETITSSVVSIDSDKLADVTTPEVATMLQGKVTGVQVLPSGGSPGSSPNILIRGRSSINSTNSPLWVIDGVIVGNSDPKLNPNDVASISVLKDASATSLYGNRGANGVIIVTTKRGKIGAKPQIKVSIKTAVNQFNPGGFELMNSRELYDYHTELGNTSSWFNEDLLSRDYDWVDGATKDAFVKDASLTFTAATETHNLFISTGYYEEDGTVKGNKLNRYTFRTNLDYNINDKLTIKPKINFVFDNRDNTREAPLYEAYTNMPWDLPFNKDGSVVNANTAQGDDWLGRDKRNYFFDQQWNYSNSESFDLFASFDFDYKITSNLTYISTNNFRYGTYESFSYSDPRSNGGRTSNGALSDYTYRGLSRFTNQMLKFSNSYGEKHTVNALLAYEYNDSSSKNISARSENILVNGQVQDVGIKPAAVVGNENESAQQSFLFSADYDYDGLYFVKGSLRVDGASAFAKDYRYGEFYSIAAGWNVHKEDFFNIDQINKLKLRASYGAVGNQPGGFGFLDLYDVRFQYAGIIAAKPFQLATENLTWEKSIETNIGIDTRLFNVLDVTVDYYNKENSGLLYFRKLSDQTGFGGRYQNIGSITNKGVEFSLAADIVNKKDFGISAGLNMSFNDNTVDKLSEGTDIIGGSTIIREGEELGTFYMRKWLGVDPATGEPSYEVVDATTGERTTTNVYNDATNQISGTSNADFTGGFNTAFRYKNFTLSSNWSYSYGSELYNSSRNLFDSDGFYLQFNQMKLPEGSSRWQQPGDIATHPKAVVGGYPGGNQTSTRYLEDGSYLRLNNVRFSYDVSESVLGSLGLSGMNFYITGDNLVTFTNFTGVDPTIGGANGSVSLGYPIPRRYALGLNITF; this is encoded by the coding sequence ATGAAAAAAAGTATATCAATTTTTATAACAATGCTTTTCTTTTCGGCGATACTATTCGCTCAAGAAAAATCTATTGTTGTAACAGTGGTAGATGGTGCAGGAGCGCCAATACCAGGGGCAAGTGTTATTGTCAAAGAAACAACAAAAGGATGGTCTACAGATTTCGATGGTGTCGTAACGATCAAATCAAATTCGGGAAGTATTGTTGTGATTTCTTCATTAGGTTATATGCCTAAAGAGGTAACTATTTCAAATGAAAAAAAGATAAAAGTATCGTTACAAGAAAGCTCTAGTCAATTAGAGGAAATTGTTGTTGTAGCTTATGGTACACAAAAGAAAGAAACAATAACGTCATCTGTGGTTAGTATAGATTCAGATAAACTAGCAGATGTTACTACACCAGAAGTAGCTACAATGTTACAAGGAAAGGTAACAGGTGTTCAAGTTTTACCTAGTGGAGGTTCTCCTGGATCATCGCCTAATATTCTTATTAGAGGTAGATCTTCTATTAACTCTACAAACTCACCACTTTGGGTAATTGATGGTGTAATTGTGGGGAATTCAGACCCTAAATTAAACCCTAATGATGTAGCAAGTATTTCTGTATTAAAAGATGCTTCTGCAACATCTTTATATGGTAATAGAGGTGCAAATGGTGTAATTATTGTCACTACAAAACGAGGGAAAATTGGAGCGAAACCTCAAATAAAAGTTTCTATTAAAACGGCAGTAAATCAATTTAACCCAGGAGGATTTGAATTGATGAACTCTAGAGAATTATATGATTACCATACAGAACTAGGAAATACATCTAGCTGGTTTAACGAAGATCTTCTTAGTAGAGATTATGATTGGGTAGACGGAGCTACAAAAGATGCTTTTGTAAAAGATGCTTCATTAACATTTACAGCTGCAACAGAGACTCATAATCTATTTATATCTACAGGGTATTATGAAGAAGATGGTACTGTTAAAGGGAATAAATTAAATAGATATACTTTTAGAACTAACCTAGATTATAATATAAATGATAAGTTAACTATTAAACCAAAAATTAATTTTGTTTTCGATAATAGAGATAACACTAGAGAAGCGCCATTATATGAAGCGTATACAAATATGCCTTGGGATTTACCTTTTAATAAAGATGGTTCTGTAGTAAATGCAAATACAGCACAAGGAGATGATTGGTTAGGAAGAGATAAGAGAAACTACTTTTTCGATCAACAATGGAATTACAGTAATTCTGAATCTTTTGACTTATTTGCAAGTTTCGATTTTGATTATAAAATTACCTCTAACTTAACTTATATTTCTACGAATAATTTTAGATATGGCACGTACGAATCATTTAGTTATTCAGACCCAAGATCTAATGGAGGTAGAACAAGTAATGGGGCTTTAAGTGATTATACTTATAGAGGATTAAGCAGATTTACAAATCAAATGTTAAAATTCTCTAATTCTTATGGAGAAAAACATACTGTAAATGCTTTATTGGCATATGAGTATAATGATTCTAGTTCTAAAAATATATCTGCAAGATCAGAAAATATACTTGTAAATGGTCAAGTACAAGATGTTGGTATTAAGCCAGCAGCAGTCGTTGGTAATGAAAATGAGTCTGCACAACAATCTTTCTTGTTCTCTGCAGATTATGATTATGATGGGTTGTATTTTGTAAAAGGATCTTTAAGGGTAGATGGTGCTTCAGCTTTTGCTAAAGACTATCGTTATGGTGAATTTTACTCAATAGCAGCAGGATGGAATGTTCACAAAGAAGATTTCTTTAATATAGATCAAATTAATAAATTGAAATTAAGAGCTAGTTACGGTGCCGTTGGTAACCAACCTGGTGGATTTGGATTTTTAGATTTATACGATGTTAGATTTCAGTACGCAGGTATTATAGCGGCAAAACCTTTTCAATTAGCAACCGAAAATTTAACTTGGGAAAAATCTATTGAAACCAACATAGGTATAGATACTAGACTTTTTAATGTTTTAGATGTAACAGTAGATTATTATAACAAAGAAAATTCAGGATTACTTTATTTTAGAAAACTATCAGATCAAACAGGTTTTGGAGGAAGATACCAAAACATTGGGTCTATTACAAACAAAGGGGTAGAGTTTTCTTTAGCTGCAGATATTGTAAACAAGAAAGACTTTGGTATTAGTGCTGGTCTTAATATGAGTTTTAATGATAATACAGTGGACAAACTATCAGAAGGCACAGACATTATTGGAGGATCGACTATTATTAGAGAAGGTGAAGAGTTAGGTACATTTTATATGAGAAAATGGTTAGGAGTAGACCCTGCAACCGGAGAGCCTTCATACGAAGTAGTAGATGCTACTACAGGAGAGAGAACTACAACAAATGTTTATAATGATGCTACTAATCAAATCTCTGGAACTTCTAATGCAGATTTTACAGGTGGTTTTAATACAGCTTTTAGATATAAAAACTTCACATTAAGTTCCAATTGGAGTTATTCGTACGGTTCAGAATTATATAATTCTTCAAGAAATTTGTTTGATTCAGATGGTTTCTATTTACAATTTAATCAAATGAAACTTCCAGAAGGATCATCTAGATGGCAACAACCAGGTGATATTGCTACACATCCTAAAGCAGTAGTAGGTGGGTATCCAGGTGGTAATCAAACATCTACTCGTTATTTAGAAGACGGAAGTTATTTAAGACTTAACAATGTAAGGTTTTCGTATGATGTGTCAGAATCTGTATTGGGAAGTTTAGGCTTAAGCGGAATGAATTTCTATATAACAGGAGATAACTTAGTTACATTTACCAACTTCACAGGAGTAGATCCTACTATTGGTGGTGCTAATGGTTCTGTAAGTTTAGGTTACCCAATTCCTAGAAGATATGCACTAGGTCTTAACATTACGTTTTAA